In Persicimonas caeni, a single window of DNA contains:
- a CDS encoding RNA polymerase sigma factor: MSTDRDLSTDELDAATDEELVEWAQQGEYAAYEEIVRRYQDKAFRLAFSLMKNETDAQDVVQEAFLNMYRKLDTFKGQSAFGSWMYRVVVNAALMRLRKKKRRSEVPVSDEETEFREDDYYVASVPEWRVRADEAAENRELRQKIIEAVDELPPKYQTVFLLKEVEGLPLKEIADVLDLSVGGVKSRLHRARLHLRATLEPYLA, encoded by the coding sequence ATGAGCACTGACCGAGACCTTTCGACTGACGAGCTCGATGCTGCCACCGACGAAGAGCTCGTCGAGTGGGCGCAACAGGGCGAGTACGCCGCCTACGAGGAGATCGTGCGGCGCTACCAGGACAAGGCCTTTCGTCTGGCCTTCAGCCTGATGAAGAACGAGACCGACGCACAGGACGTGGTTCAAGAGGCCTTCTTGAACATGTACCGCAAGCTCGACACCTTCAAAGGCCAGTCGGCCTTCGGCAGTTGGATGTACCGGGTCGTGGTCAACGCCGCGCTGATGCGACTGCGCAAAAAGAAGCGTCGCAGCGAAGTGCCTGTGAGCGACGAGGAGACCGAGTTTCGCGAAGACGACTACTACGTCGCGTCGGTCCCCGAATGGCGTGTGCGAGCCGATGAGGCTGCCGAGAACCGTGAACTTCGCCAGAAGATCATCGAGGCCGTCGACGAACTCCCACCCAAATATCAGACGGTCTTTTTGCTCAAAGAGGTCGAGGGGCTTCCACTCAAAGAGATCGCGGACGTGCTCGACTTGTCGGTCGGGGGCGTCAAGAGTCGGCTGCACCGTGCCAGGCTGCACTTGCGCGCAACACTCGAGCCCTATTTGGCGTGA
- the dnaJ gene encoding molecular chaperone DnaJ, with translation MTKRDYYQVLGVSRDASESEIKRAYRKLAMKFHPDRNPDDPDAEANFKEAAEAYEVLADAEQRQIYDRFGHEGLSGQGGGPGGPGFHDINDIFAEFGDIFGDMFGFGSGTSGRGGQSRGADLRYDLELSFEEAAFGTTKTIVIPRHSECAHCEGSGAEPGTEPLSCETCGGQGQVQHTQGFFTLSSTCPQCNGAGELIEEECQDCSGTGVVEEEREVSVKVPAGVGSGTRLRLRGEGETGRAGGERGDLYVFLHVEPSEVFERDGADLHYTAELSFIQAALGCEVEVPTLGEPKRVTFEPGTQYGDTKVLRDEGIQQLGSSRRGNLLVHARLATPTDLSDEQRRLLEEYARLSGIELGEDKAELEEVSEKTG, from the coding sequence ATGACGAAGCGCGACTACTATCAGGTGCTCGGGGTGTCCCGAGACGCATCCGAGTCGGAAATCAAGCGAGCGTACCGCAAGCTCGCGATGAAGTTCCACCCGGATCGCAACCCCGACGATCCCGACGCCGAGGCCAACTTCAAAGAGGCCGCCGAGGCCTACGAGGTGTTGGCGGACGCCGAGCAGCGCCAGATCTATGACCGCTTCGGACACGAAGGCCTGTCGGGCCAAGGTGGCGGCCCCGGAGGACCGGGCTTCCACGATATCAACGACATCTTCGCCGAGTTTGGTGACATCTTCGGTGACATGTTCGGCTTTGGCTCGGGCACCTCGGGCCGCGGCGGCCAGAGTCGCGGCGCCGACCTGCGCTACGACCTCGAACTGAGCTTCGAGGAAGCCGCCTTCGGCACCACCAAGACGATCGTCATCCCTCGCCACAGCGAGTGCGCGCACTGCGAGGGTTCGGGCGCCGAGCCCGGCACCGAGCCGCTCTCTTGTGAGACATGCGGCGGACAGGGCCAGGTCCAGCACACCCAGGGGTTCTTCACCCTGTCGTCGACCTGCCCGCAGTGCAACGGCGCCGGTGAGCTCATCGAAGAAGAGTGCCAGGACTGCTCGGGCACGGGAGTGGTCGAAGAGGAACGCGAGGTCAGCGTCAAGGTGCCCGCCGGGGTCGGTAGCGGTACGCGTCTGCGGCTGCGTGGTGAGGGCGAGACGGGCCGCGCCGGCGGTGAACGCGGCGACCTGTACGTCTTCCTGCACGTCGAGCCCAGCGAGGTCTTCGAGCGCGATGGCGCCGACCTGCACTACACCGCCGAACTCTCCTTCATTCAAGCCGCCCTCGGTTGCGAAGTCGAAGTCCCCACCCTGGGCGAGCCCAAGCGCGTCACGTTCGAGCCGGGTACCCAGTACGGCGACACCAAGGTTTTGCGAGACGAGGGGATTCAACAACTCGGCTCGTCCAGACGCGGTAACCTGTTGGTTCACGCACGTCTTGCGACCCCCACGGATTTGAGCGACGAGCAGCGACGCCTCCTCGAGGAGTACGCGCGTCTTTCAGGGATTGAGCTCGGTGAGGACAAAGCCGAGCTGGAAGAGGTTTCCGAAAAAACGGGCTGA
- a CDS encoding NuoI/complex I 23 kDa subunit family protein — protein sequence MSNNVRVKKVDRIKTSLWEKSYIPEIARGLGVTMKHFFTNLNPNKEKRLTFTRDYPFEPADYYPERYRGMHRLMVRDDGNVRCVACMCCSTICPADCIHIEAGEHDDPGIEKYPKVFVIDELRCIVCGLCVEACPCDAIRMDSGVHIHPFTDRKEAFYERDLLMELGGLSMAKQGGERT from the coding sequence ATGTCGAACAACGTTCGAGTTAAAAAAGTCGACCGCATCAAGACCTCGCTCTGGGAGAAGAGCTATATCCCCGAGATCGCGCGCGGTCTGGGCGTGACGATGAAGCACTTCTTCACGAACCTGAACCCGAACAAAGAAAAGCGGCTCACCTTCACCCGCGACTACCCGTTCGAGCCGGCCGACTATTACCCGGAGCGCTACCGCGGCATGCACCGTCTGATGGTGCGCGACGATGGCAACGTGCGGTGCGTTGCGTGCATGTGCTGCTCGACGATTTGCCCGGCCGACTGCATCCACATCGAGGCCGGTGAGCACGACGATCCGGGCATCGAGAAGTATCCCAAGGTGTTCGTCATCGACGAGCTTCGCTGCATCGTGTGCGGCCTGTGCGTCGAGGCGTGCCCCTGTGACGCCATCCGCATGGACTCCGGTGTGCACATCCACCCGTTCACCGACCGTAAAGAAGCGTTCTACGAGCGCGACCTGCTCATGGAGCTCGGCGGTCTTTCGATGGCCAAACAGGGTGGCGAGCGCACGTGA
- a CDS encoding complex I subunit 1/NuoH family protein codes for MPEVLITIIKIVAIVFVFVMGLASLMTLLGDRKQSAKIQNRVGPMQAQFFGQSLFGLPHFLADGIKMILKENTIPDGANKFLHTLAPSLVFVPALLGWAAVPFMDHYCAGEIEVLANYQEVCHGEWKNYFQIMDFNAGLLYAFAIAGISVYGAAIAGWASNNKFSLLGGLRSSAQMISYEVSMGLSLAGILMIYGTLDLNQMVIQQGQMLGGWLPLWGIVVQPVAFFLFFLAGMAETKRAPFDLPEGESEIVAGYITEYSSMKFGAMQLAEYAATVFIAALIAVMFLGGWQVPFLYADGFYFGGIADPSLHIPVPYWLVIILRILAMCLKVIVLVWLQFMMRWTLPRFRYDQVMVLGWKILLPLSLANLLITALIVAIF; via the coding sequence ATGCCGGAAGTACTGATCACAATCATCAAGATCGTCGCCATCGTCTTCGTCTTCGTGATGGGACTGGCGAGCCTGATGACGCTGCTGGGTGACCGTAAGCAGTCGGCCAAAATCCAGAACCGCGTCGGCCCGATGCAGGCGCAGTTCTTTGGCCAAAGCTTGTTCGGCCTGCCCCACTTTTTGGCCGACGGGATCAAGATGATCCTCAAGGAGAACACCATCCCCGATGGTGCCAACAAGTTTTTGCACACGTTGGCCCCCTCGTTGGTGTTCGTGCCCGCCCTGCTCGGCTGGGCGGCGGTGCCGTTCATGGACCACTATTGCGCCGGCGAGATCGAAGTGCTCGCCAACTACCAGGAGGTCTGTCACGGCGAGTGGAAGAACTACTTCCAGATCATGGACTTCAACGCCGGGCTGCTCTACGCCTTCGCCATCGCCGGTATCTCGGTATACGGCGCGGCGATTGCCGGTTGGGCGTCGAACAACAAGTTCAGCCTTCTGGGCGGCCTTCGCTCCTCGGCGCAGATGATCTCGTACGAGGTCTCCATGGGCCTGAGCCTGGCCGGCATCTTGATGATTTACGGCACCCTCGACCTCAACCAGATGGTCATCCAGCAGGGCCAGATGCTCGGTGGATGGTTGCCGCTTTGGGGTATCGTGGTCCAGCCGGTCGCCTTCTTCCTGTTCTTTTTGGCGGGTATGGCCGAGACCAAGCGCGCCCCCTTCGACTTGCCCGAGGGCGAGTCGGAAATCGTCGCCGGATATATCACCGAGTACAGCTCGATGAAGTTCGGCGCCATGCAGCTGGCTGAGTACGCCGCCACCGTCTTCATCGCCGCGCTCATCGCGGTCATGTTCCTGGGCGGCTGGCAGGTACCGTTTTTGTACGCCGACGGCTTCTACTTCGGCGGCATCGCCGACCCGTCGCTGCACATTCCGGTGCCCTACTGGTTGGTTATCATCCTGCGCATCCTCGCGATGTGCCTGAAGGTCATCGTCCTGGTCTGGCTGCAGTTCATGATGCGCTGGACGCTGCCGCGCTTCCGCTACGACCAGGTCATGGTGCTTGGCTGGAAGATTCTGCTGCCGCTCAGCCTCGCCAATTTGCTCATCACGGCGCTGATCGTGGCGATCTTTTAA
- a CDS encoding 2Fe-2S iron-sulfur cluster-binding protein, which produces MAKVTINGTEIEVDKGTTILQAAAQAGYEVPHFCYHPALSIPANCRMCLVEVEDMPKLQPGCYTQVSDGMVVHTESERVIRARKAVLEFILVNHPVDCPICDQAGECKLQDYYMDYDAQESRLRTEKVQKVKVYPIGPEVVYDGERCILCTRCVRFCQEITGTGELTTTSRGDTSEIRTFPGRELDNNYSMCTVDICPVGALTSRDFRFKCRVWLLTSTDSVCTGCSNGCNIHLEHFRNEIQRYRPRYNPEVNDYWMCDAGRLSYKEVHTDRLLHPMTNGAEVSWHAVGEALADKVKGTDNIGLVVSPQASCEDLYLAKRFAEEHLGTDKLYIGGKPDGFADDLLIKADKNPNTRGVEAVWGGLGNIDSFDQLVEDMETGKVKALYMMGTHIPTDEATQKRFHKLVDKLDLFVLQAMHRAGLYDKAHIALPACSHAEKEGTYVNYDGIAQPAYKAFAPHGDSMPDWQIFMRLARAMGSPFGYTFLDQIREEMFQASEKAAEEAKQEAAPGAQEGVPAGVPEDTEEGKQAAEANAAQDADNVEPAPAAKEEEAPTTPKDSAPSAD; this is translated from the coding sequence ATGGCTAAAGTCACCATCAACGGAACCGAAATCGAGGTCGACAAGGGTACGACCATCCTCCAGGCGGCCGCGCAGGCCGGCTACGAGGTCCCGCACTTCTGCTACCACCCGGCATTGTCCATCCCGGCCAACTGCCGGATGTGCCTGGTGGAGGTCGAGGATATGCCCAAGCTGCAGCCGGGTTGCTACACCCAGGTCAGCGACGGCATGGTCGTGCACACCGAGAGTGAGCGGGTCATCCGCGCACGCAAAGCGGTTCTGGAATTCATCCTCGTCAACCACCCGGTCGACTGCCCGATCTGCGACCAGGCCGGCGAGTGCAAACTTCAAGACTACTACATGGACTACGACGCGCAGGAGTCTCGCCTGCGCACCGAAAAGGTCCAAAAGGTCAAGGTCTATCCGATCGGGCCCGAGGTGGTCTACGACGGCGAGCGTTGCATCCTGTGCACCCGCTGCGTGCGCTTCTGCCAAGAGATCACGGGCACCGGCGAGCTGACGACGACCTCGCGTGGTGACACCTCCGAGATTCGCACCTTCCCGGGCCGCGAGCTCGACAACAACTACTCGATGTGCACCGTCGACATCTGTCCGGTGGGCGCGCTGACCAGCCGTGACTTCCGATTCAAGTGTCGCGTCTGGCTGCTGACCTCCACGGACAGTGTCTGCACCGGCTGCTCCAACGGCTGCAACATCCACCTCGAGCACTTCCGCAACGAGATCCAGCGCTACCGCCCGCGATACAACCCAGAGGTCAACGACTACTGGATGTGTGACGCCGGCCGGCTCTCCTACAAGGAGGTCCACACCGATCGTCTGCTCCACCCGATGACCAACGGCGCCGAGGTGTCGTGGCACGCGGTGGGCGAAGCCCTGGCCGACAAGGTCAAAGGCACGGACAATATCGGCTTGGTGGTCTCGCCGCAGGCGTCCTGCGAGGACCTGTACCTGGCCAAGCGTTTTGCCGAAGAGCACCTGGGCACCGACAAGCTCTACATCGGCGGCAAGCCCGACGGCTTTGCCGACGACCTGCTCATCAAGGCCGACAAGAACCCGAACACCCGCGGCGTCGAAGCCGTATGGGGCGGCCTGGGCAACATCGACTCGTTCGACCAGCTCGTCGAGGACATGGAGACCGGCAAGGTCAAAGCCCTCTACATGATGGGCACGCACATCCCGACCGACGAGGCGACCCAAAAACGCTTCCACAAGCTGGTCGACAAGCTCGACTTGTTCGTCCTGCAGGCGATGCACCGCGCCGGTCTTTACGACAAGGCCCACATCGCGCTGCCGGCGTGTAGCCACGCCGAAAAGGAAGGCACCTACGTCAACTACGACGGCATCGCTCAGCCGGCCTACAAGGCGTTCGCCCCGCACGGCGACTCGATGCCCGATTGGCAGATCTTCATGCGACTGGCTCGAGCCATGGGAAGCCCCTTCGGCTACACCTTCCTCGACCAGATCCGCGAGGAGATGTTCCAGGCGTCCGAGAAGGCAGCCGAAGAGGCCAAGCAAGAAGCAGCCCCGGGCGCCCAGGAAGGCGTGCCTGCCGGCGTGCCCGAGGACACCGAAGAGGGCAAGCAGGCCGCCGAGGCCAACGCAGCCCAAGATGCCGACAATGTCGAGCCGGCGCCGGCGGCCAAAGAGGAAGAAGCGCCGACGACGCCCAAGGACTCGGCTCCGAGTGCTGATTGA
- the nuoD gene encoding NADH dehydrogenase (quinone) subunit D: MAEDIYQTPGEQVETIDQDIHTEPMILQMGPSHPATHGTVRFTLTLDGETVVKCDTEVGYLHRGFEKESEHSTWTQVFPYTDRLNYVSPLLNNFGYAQAVEKLLDCEVPERALWIRTLMGEVSRLSDHWTATGAGALELGAMSAFLYAIEARELIWDLIEEVTGARLTVSYGRIGGVKEDLPADFAERWQYVRERIMETHKTTHKLLTRNRVFLDRMQGTGILTREEAINYGYTGPVGRSAGFEYDVRKDHPYFKYDEVDFDVPIGENGDNYDRYLVRMEEILQSVRIIDQCLEKMQPGPVNADDPRVVLPEKDKVYNSIEGMINHFKLVFEGIQVPAGEVYSYSEAGNGELGFFIVSNGTGKPWKMGVRSPSLVMMGGIHRLFEGGLLADIIPTFDTINMIGGECDK, translated from the coding sequence ATGGCTGAAGACATCTACCAGACGCCTGGCGAACAAGTCGAAACGATCGACCAGGATATCCATACCGAGCCGATGATCCTGCAGATGGGTCCGAGCCACCCGGCCACACACGGCACGGTGCGCTTCACCCTGACGCTCGACGGCGAGACGGTCGTCAAGTGCGACACCGAAGTGGGCTACCTGCACCGCGGTTTCGAGAAAGAGTCGGAGCACTCGACCTGGACTCAGGTCTTTCCGTACACCGACCGTCTCAACTACGTCAGCCCGCTGCTCAACAACTTCGGCTACGCCCAGGCCGTCGAGAAGCTCCTCGACTGCGAGGTGCCCGAGCGCGCGCTGTGGATCCGCACCCTCATGGGTGAGGTCAGCCGCCTGAGCGACCACTGGACGGCCACGGGCGCAGGCGCGCTCGAATTGGGCGCCATGAGTGCCTTTTTGTACGCCATCGAGGCACGCGAGCTTATCTGGGACCTTATCGAAGAGGTGACCGGCGCTCGCCTGACCGTCAGCTACGGTCGGATCGGCGGGGTCAAAGAAGACCTGCCGGCCGACTTCGCCGAGCGTTGGCAGTATGTGCGCGAGCGCATCATGGAGACGCACAAGACCACCCACAAGCTGCTGACCCGTAACCGCGTCTTCCTCGACCGCATGCAGGGCACTGGCATCCTGACGCGCGAAGAGGCGATCAACTACGGCTACACCGGCCCGGTCGGCCGCTCGGCCGGCTTCGAGTACGATGTGCGTAAGGATCACCCCTACTTCAAGTACGACGAAGTCGACTTCGACGTGCCCATCGGCGAGAACGGCGACAACTACGACCGCTACCTCGTGCGCATGGAAGAGATTCTGCAGTCGGTGCGTATCATCGACCAGTGCCTCGAAAAGATGCAGCCCGGGCCCGTCAATGCCGACGACCCGCGCGTAGTCCTTCCTGAAAAGGACAAGGTCTACAACAGCATCGAGGGCATGATTAACCACTTCAAGCTCGTCTTCGAGGGCATCCAAGTCCCTGCAGGCGAGGTCTACTCGTACAGCGAGGCCGGCAACGGTGAGCTCGGCTTCTTCATCGTCTCCAACGGCACCGGAAAGCCGTGGAAGATGGGGGTGCGCTCGCCCAGCCTGGTCATGATGGGTGGTATCCACCGCCTCTTCGAGGGCGGGCTTCTGGCCGACATCATCCCGACCTTCGACACGATTAACATGATTGGCGGCGAGTGCGACAAGTAA